The following proteins are encoded in a genomic region of Cyclonatronum proteinivorum:
- a CDS encoding MFS transporter encodes MQSFSENPYYRLVRTNANFRRVWFSQIVSNLGDWFGVLAVYALIIEFSASELLLGLIIVIKMMSFAVFSPFAGYIADRFDRRMLMIVCDFGRGFAVLSFLFVREPEMLWLIYVMTAVQMMFAAVFEPAKQSSIPNITSPEELVRANILSNMSWSIIFTSGMGLGGLATAAFGTDAVFVMNGVGYILSTIFIFRATIPHVRDAETLETLKNPVKGIMDGYRYLWRTGPVYRPAMAKGAMTVFMGGLVYMLILISDQVLLMGSAGLGLLYAARGAGTAVGPVLHRKFMLNDRRWVAGMGAMMMTAGFFYFGVGLTTSLWMMMGLVFLSHVASGANWVSSTVLLQQRTPDTYRGRVFSSEFLLFTVSQSLSTLAVSLLLEFGIITLQTAILTFSTGLMLTGTLWLFTVAKREKAEMG; translated from the coding sequence TTGCAAAGCTTTTCCGAAAATCCGTATTACCGGCTTGTCCGCACCAATGCCAATTTCCGGCGGGTGTGGTTCTCACAGATTGTTTCCAACCTGGGCGACTGGTTTGGTGTGCTGGCTGTGTACGCGCTCATTATTGAGTTTTCGGCTTCAGAACTTTTGCTGGGACTCATCATTGTGATTAAGATGATGAGTTTTGCGGTGTTTTCGCCGTTTGCGGGATACATCGCCGACCGCTTTGACCGGCGGATGCTCATGATTGTCTGTGATTTCGGACGCGGTTTTGCGGTGCTGAGCTTCCTGTTTGTCCGTGAGCCTGAAATGCTGTGGCTGATCTATGTGATGACCGCCGTGCAGATGATGTTTGCCGCGGTGTTTGAACCCGCCAAGCAATCATCTATTCCTAACATCACTTCTCCGGAGGAGCTGGTGCGGGCCAACATCCTGTCCAATATGTCGTGGAGTATCATATTTACCAGCGGGATGGGGCTTGGCGGACTCGCAACTGCGGCTTTTGGCACAGACGCGGTTTTTGTGATGAATGGTGTCGGCTATATTCTGAGCACGATTTTTATTTTCCGCGCGACCATCCCGCATGTGCGCGATGCCGAAACCCTGGAAACCCTTAAAAATCCGGTGAAGGGTATTATGGATGGTTACCGCTACCTTTGGCGGACGGGTCCCGTGTACCGGCCCGCCATGGCGAAGGGGGCGATGACCGTCTTCATGGGCGGGCTTGTGTACATGCTCATCCTGATTTCAGATCAGGTGCTGCTGATGGGCAGCGCGGGTTTGGGACTGTTGTATGCCGCAAGGGGAGCGGGAACTGCGGTTGGTCCGGTTTTGCACCGAAAATTTATGCTCAACGACCGCCGCTGGGTTGCCGGCATGGGCGCGATGATGATGACAGCCGGCTTTTTCTATTTTGGTGTCGGCCTTACCACTTCTTTGTGGATGATGATGGGGCTGGTGTTTCTCTCGCACGTGGCTTCGGGGGCCAACTGGGTGTCGAGCACAGTATTGCTGCAACAGCGTACCCCGGATACGTACCGGGGTCGCGTTTTTAGTTCGGAATTTCTGCTGTTCACGGTATCACAGTCGCTGTCGACCCTTGCGGTATCGCTGCTGCTTGAGTTCGGGATTATCACCCTGCAGACAGCCATTCTGACCTTTTCGACCGGGCTGAT